In a genomic window of Sporosarcina trichiuri:
- a CDS encoding LCP family protein, which produces MSEQYEGPVPRRRRRRRLRKGRVFLSLLLVGFVGAGLFSSYQYMAGKRAAVKNAIEPGSFEGDLQDPSASAVENYLLLGVDDDGSGRSRTDTMMVLSWDKQAQSMKLVSFMRDIYADIPGYKSYKLNTAYYLGGVQTAKDTITGMFGIPIHHYAIVDFDNFEKIADAAFPEGVEIDVEKEMSEKIGVTLKQGVRKLNGRELLGYARFRADAEGDFGRVRRQQQVLSAVKEQAMTPGMVLRAPKIAGVLSQTIETDLTSKEELSRVVSLLLSRGADIETLTIPAKGTYSFADYPHAGSVIEVDTETNKRELQAFLQTE; this is translated from the coding sequence ATGTCAGAACAATACGAAGGACCGGTTCCGCGCAGGCGCAGACGGCGCAGGCTGAGGAAGGGACGGGTGTTTCTCAGCCTGCTGCTCGTCGGATTTGTCGGAGCAGGACTTTTCTCATCTTATCAATATATGGCAGGCAAGCGGGCGGCTGTGAAAAATGCAATCGAACCCGGCAGTTTTGAAGGCGATCTTCAGGATCCCTCTGCATCGGCGGTCGAAAATTACCTGCTTCTCGGCGTGGACGACGACGGCAGCGGACGCTCTCGGACGGACACAATGATGGTGCTTTCCTGGGATAAGCAGGCACAGTCGATGAAACTCGTGTCATTCATGCGGGATATCTATGCGGACATCCCCGGATACAAATCGTACAAACTGAACACCGCCTATTACCTGGGCGGCGTCCAGACCGCCAAGGATACGATCACCGGCATGTTCGGCATCCCGATCCACCATTATGCGATCGTCGACTTCGATAATTTCGAAAAGATTGCGGATGCCGCTTTCCCGGAAGGTGTCGAAATCGATGTCGAGAAGGAAATGTCCGAAAAGATCGGCGTAACGCTGAAGCAGGGTGTCCGCAAGCTGAACGGCAGGGAACTGCTCGGCTATGCGAGGTTCCGTGCGGATGCGGAAGGGGACTTCGGCAGGGTGCGCCGCCAGCAGCAGGTGCTGTCCGCAGTGAAAGAACAGGCGATGACACCAGGGATGGTGCTGCGCGCGCCGAAGATTGCCGGTGTGCTGTCGCAGACGATCGAGACGGATCTGACATCGAAAGAGGAACTGTCAAGGGTCGTCAGCCTGCTCTTATCCCGCGGCGCAGACATTGAGACGTTGACGATTCCGGCGAAGGGTACATACTCGTTCGCGGATTACCCGCACGCAGGTTCCGTCATCGAAGTGGACACAGAAACGAACAAACGGGAACTGCAAGCGTTCCTGCAAACTGAATAG
- the glnA gene encoding type I glutamate--ammonia ligase: MSRTTADDIRQFAKEENVNFIRLQITDILGMIKSVEIPVSQLDKALDNKMMFDGSSIEGFTKIEASDMYLVPDLDTWMVFPWASGSGKVARLICDVCQADGTPFPGDPRGNLKRVLKEMESMGYTNFNLGPEPEFFLFKLDRHGEPTMHVNDDGDYFDFSPLDLGEDCRRDIVLQLEELGFEVEASHHESAPGQHEIDFKYADALRACDNIQTFKLVVKTIAREHGLHATFMPKPIFGVNGSGMHCNVSLFKDGKNTFYDEHADDQLSRTAYQFMAGVLKHVKGFTAITNPTVNSYKRLVPGYEAPCYIAWSASNRSPVVRIPASRGMSTRIELRSVDSVANPYLALSAILKAGLSGIEQQLDPGAPCDRNLYDMTASDLKEAGISVLPTDLDHALLALDEDTVVQEALGEHIYRNFRDVKQKEWDSYRITVHPWEIDEYRKIY; encoded by the coding sequence ATGAGCAGAACCACAGCAGATGACATACGACAGTTTGCAAAGGAGGAAAACGTGAATTTCATCCGCCTGCAGATCACCGATATACTCGGGATGATCAAAAGCGTGGAGATTCCGGTGAGCCAGCTGGATAAGGCGCTGGATAACAAAATGATGTTCGACGGTTCTTCAATAGAAGGGTTTACGAAAATCGAAGCATCCGATATGTACCTCGTACCAGATCTTGATACGTGGATGGTATTCCCATGGGCATCCGGCAGCGGCAAAGTCGCACGCCTGATCTGTGACGTCTGCCAGGCGGACGGCACCCCGTTCCCCGGTGATCCCCGCGGCAACCTGAAACGGGTGCTGAAAGAGATGGAAAGTATGGGCTATACCAATTTCAACCTCGGTCCCGAGCCGGAGTTCTTCCTCTTCAAGCTGGACCGCCACGGTGAGCCGACGATGCATGTGAACGATGATGGCGACTACTTCGACTTCTCCCCGCTCGATCTCGGTGAGGACTGCCGCAGGGATATCGTTCTTCAGCTGGAGGAGCTCGGATTCGAAGTCGAGGCCTCCCATCATGAGTCCGCACCGGGCCAGCACGAAATCGACTTTAAATACGCTGATGCTTTACGAGCATGCGACAATATCCAGACCTTTAAACTTGTCGTCAAAACAATTGCCCGGGAGCATGGCCTTCATGCAACTTTCATGCCAAAACCGATTTTTGGTGTCAACGGCTCAGGTATGCACTGCAACGTGTCTCTGTTCAAAGATGGTAAAAATACATTTTACGATGAACACGCGGATGACCAGCTCAGCCGGACCGCTTACCAGTTCATGGCAGGTGTGCTGAAACACGTCAAAGGATTTACAGCTATCACTAATCCGACGGTCAACTCCTATAAGCGTCTCGTGCCTGGTTATGAAGCACCGTGCTACATTGCCTGGTCCGCATCGAACCGGAGTCCCGTCGTCCGTATTCCGGCATCCCGCGGCATGAGCACGCGGATCGAGCTCCGTTCCGTAGACTCGGTGGCGAATCCATACCTCGCGCTGTCAGCGATCCTGAAAGCAGGACTCAGCGGTATCGAGCAGCAACTCGATCCAGGCGCGCCTTGTGACCGCAACCTGTATGACATGACCGCGTCAGACTTGAAGGAAGCCGGTATTTCGGTGCTGCCGACCGATCTGGACCATGCGCTGCTTGCACTCGATGAGGACACGGTCGTCCAAGAGGCGCTCGGTGAGCATATCTATCGGAATTTCCGCGACGTCAAACAGAAGGAATGGGACAGCTACCGGATCACCGTCCATCCTTGGGAAATCGACGAATACCGTAAAATCTATTGA
- a CDS encoding AI-2E family transporter: protein MAEGFLADNRIIRFLGGKTTLFILIVLMLVGINVMIFDKISFIFYPIRVLFSVVVLPIVLATILYYLLRPLLQLLERARIPKVWGIAIIFLTAIGLITLLVFLVLPFLKLQFWKLVDEFPTYFNELILTLDSFFSNSIFAPYYNQLNINAGELLDSGLENIGQMIADALGGIALGLTTFISKLTGILLSIVTVPIILFYLLKDGHNLPGFVQHLLPPRMRDDAESILGDADKQISAYIQGQILVAVCIGTMVTIGFLIIDMKYALLLGVLAMFTSVVPYLGPVIAITPAIIIAIVTSPFMLVKLAVVWTIVQVIEGKFISPQIMGKTMHIHPITIIFVLLTGGSLFGIPGVILGIPGYALIKVLATHLFKLFKIRYNKYEVDVRMHYERPPSKK, encoded by the coding sequence ATGGCGGAGGGATTCCTGGCCGACAACCGGATCATCCGGTTCCTCGGCGGGAAGACGACGCTTTTCATATTGATCGTCCTGATGCTTGTGGGCATCAACGTCATGATCTTCGATAAGATTTCATTTATCTTCTATCCGATCCGTGTTCTCTTTTCCGTCGTTGTCCTGCCGATCGTGCTTGCGACGATCCTGTATTACCTCCTGCGTCCGCTGCTGCAGTTACTGGAGCGGGCGAGGATCCCGAAAGTATGGGGGATTGCCATCATATTCCTGACAGCGATCGGACTGATCACGCTGCTCGTATTCCTCGTACTGCCGTTCTTGAAATTGCAGTTCTGGAAACTGGTGGACGAATTCCCGACGTATTTCAATGAGCTCATCCTGACGCTCGATTCGTTTTTCAGCAACTCAATATTTGCACCCTATTACAATCAGCTGAATATCAATGCCGGCGAGCTGCTCGATTCAGGACTCGAGAATATCGGCCAGATGATTGCAGACGCTCTTGGGGGCATCGCTTTGGGACTTACGACATTCATCTCCAAGCTGACGGGTATTTTGCTGTCGATCGTCACCGTGCCGATCATCCTGTTCTACCTGCTGAAGGACGGCCATAACCTGCCTGGCTTTGTGCAGCATTTGCTGCCGCCCCGCATGCGGGATGATGCGGAATCGATCCTCGGTGATGCCGACAAGCAGATCAGTGCTTACATACAGGGGCAGATCCTGGTCGCTGTCTGTATCGGGACGATGGTGACAATCGGGTTCCTGATCATCGACATGAAATATGCACTGCTGCTCGGGGTGCTGGCCATGTTCACAAGTGTCGTCCCGTATCTCGGCCCGGTGATAGCCATCACGCCGGCGATCATCATCGCCATCGTGACATCGCCGTTCATGCTCGTGAAGCTGGCGGTCGTATGGACGATCGTGCAGGTGATTGAAGGGAAATTCATCTCCCCGCAGATCATGGGGAAGACGATGCATATCCATCCGATCACCATCATCTTCGTGCTGCTGACCGGGGGATCGCTGTTCGGCATTCCAGGGGTGATTCTGGGAATTCCCGGATACGCACTCATCAAAGTGCTCGCGACCCATCTGTTCAAGCTGTTCAAGATCCGCTACAACAAATATGAGGTGGACGTCCGGATGCATTACGAACGGCCGCCTTCAAAAAAATAG
- the cax gene encoding calcium/proton exchanger, which yields MNRIFSIVVFAGVPIVAAGAFLHWSDIVMFILSCITIIGLSGFIGRATESLAIVSGPRIGGLLNATFGNAVELIISIFTLKAGLIGIVLASLTGSVLGNLLLVLGLSFFAGGLKFKRQKFSLHDARYNSGLLIFAIIVAFIIPEVFSISMDSGTTLNLSVGISVILIAIYLAGLFFKLVTHRGVFASGDEAAVEEEEPEWTKGKSILVLLLSTVAVAFVSEQLVQTFETLGERFGWSELFIGIIIVAIVGNAAEHVSAVTMAMKNRMDVSVEIAVGSTLQVAMFVAPALVLISLLMPTEMPLVFTIQELVAMVTAALLVINLSNDGESNWFEGLVLFAAYIIMAIGFYLL from the coding sequence ATGAACCGTATTTTTTCCATAGTTGTATTTGCGGGGGTCCCGATCGTCGCGGCCGGTGCGTTCCTGCACTGGTCGGATATCGTCATGTTCATCCTGAGCTGTATTACGATCATCGGTCTGTCGGGTTTCATCGGGCGGGCGACGGAAAGTCTTGCAATCGTAAGCGGCCCGAGGATCGGCGGTCTTCTGAACGCGACATTCGGCAACGCTGTTGAGCTTATCATTTCCATCTTCACCCTGAAAGCGGGATTGATCGGCATCGTGCTTGCGTCCCTGACAGGTTCGGTCCTCGGGAACCTGCTGCTAGTGCTCGGTCTGTCGTTTTTCGCAGGCGGCCTGAAGTTCAAGCGCCAGAAGTTCAGTCTGCATGATGCCCGTTATAATTCCGGGCTGCTCATATTCGCAATCATCGTAGCATTTATCATACCGGAAGTGTTCTCGATCTCCATGGACTCCGGAACGACATTGAATTTGAGCGTCGGCATCTCGGTGATCCTCATTGCGATCTACTTGGCAGGACTGTTCTTCAAATTGGTGACGCACCGAGGTGTATTCGCTTCCGGCGATGAGGCTGCAGTCGAGGAGGAGGAACCGGAGTGGACCAAAGGGAAATCGATTCTTGTGTTATTGCTGAGCACTGTGGCGGTTGCGTTCGTTTCCGAACAGCTTGTGCAGACTTTCGAGACGCTGGGCGAACGATTCGGCTGGAGTGAGCTGTTCATCGGGATCATCATCGTGGCGATTGTCGGAAATGCCGCGGAGCATGTCTCCGCCGTGACGATGGCCATGAAGAATCGGATGGACGTATCGGTTGAAATTGCTGTCGGTTCAACACTGCAGGTCGCGATGTTCGTAGCCCCGGCACTCGTGCTCATTTCGCTGCTCATGCCGACAGAGATGCCGCTTGTCTTCACGATTCAGGAACTCGTCGCCATGGTGACGGCGGCCCTGCTCGTCATCAACTTATCCAATGACGGGGAATCGAACTGGTTTGAAGGGCTCGTCCTGTTCGCCGCTTACATCATCATGGCGATCGGCTTCTATTTATTGTAA
- the msrA gene encoding peptide-methionine (S)-S-oxide reductase MsrA produces MAEFEKAVFAGGCFWCMVKPFTEWDGIESVVSGYMGGTVENPTYEQVKKGDTGHLEVVEITYDPEKFPYENLLPIFWEQIDPTDAGGQFQDRGHSYTTAIFYTMDSQRTAAEQSRTALEESGRFDKPIVTPIRPAETFYRAEEYHQDFYKKEKEAYEDDRAQSGRDEFIQANWKDRS; encoded by the coding sequence ATGGCGGAATTTGAAAAAGCGGTATTTGCAGGCGGATGCTTCTGGTGCATGGTGAAACCGTTCACCGAGTGGGACGGCATCGAGTCGGTCGTCTCCGGCTATATGGGCGGAACTGTCGAGAACCCGACATACGAACAAGTGAAAAAGGGGGATACGGGGCATCTGGAAGTCGTCGAAATCACCTACGATCCGGAAAAGTTCCCGTATGAGAATCTGCTTCCTATCTTCTGGGAACAGATCGACCCGACAGATGCAGGCGGCCAGTTCCAGGACCGCGGCCACTCCTACACGACGGCCATCTTCTATACGATGGACAGCCAGCGCACGGCAGCTGAACAGTCCCGGACGGCGCTCGAAGAAAGCGGACGGTTCGACAAACCGATCGTCACGCCGATCCGTCCTGCAGAAACGTTCTACCGGGCAGAAGAGTATCACCAGGATTTCTACAAAAAAGAAAAAGAAGCCTATGAAGACGACCGCGCACAATCAGGGCGTGACGAATTCATCCAGGCCAATTGGAAAGACCGCAGCTGA
- the glnA gene encoding type I glutamate--ammonia ligase has product MRKTTKDDIRKFVKEDNVNFVRLQFTDILGMIKNVEIPISQLDKALDNKMMFDGSSIEGFVRIEESDMYLIPDLDTWMVFPWPSGTGKVARLICDVSLADGQPFPGDPRGNLKRVLREMEDMGFTDFNLGPEPEFFLFKLDSNGEPTMELNDHGDYFDFAPLDLGENCRRDIVLELEALGFEVEASHHEAAPGQHEVDFKYADALTACDHIQTFKLVVKTIARKHGLHATFMPKPLFGVNGSGMHCNISLFKDGENMFFDENGDRKLSTTAYQFMAGILDHVKGFTAVTNPTVNSYKRLVPGYEAPCYIAWSAQNRSPLIRIPASRGLSTRIEVRSVDSVANPYLALAAILKAGLDGIRRQLDPGAPCDRNIYEMNAGELKQAGIVTLPTDLDHALLALEADPVMQEALGSHIYANYKAAKQAEWDSYRITVHPWELDRYMKIY; this is encoded by the coding sequence ATGAGGAAGACAACCAAAGACGATATTCGGAAATTTGTGAAAGAGGACAACGTCAATTTCGTCCGTCTGCAATTCACTGACATCCTCGGGATGATCAAGAACGTGGAGATTCCTATCAGCCAGCTCGACAAAGCACTGGATAACAAGATGATGTTCGATGGTTCTTCCATCGAAGGGTTTGTCCGGATCGAGGAATCGGATATGTACCTGATTCCCGATTTGGACACTTGGATGGTCTTCCCCTGGCCGTCCGGCACTGGAAAAGTGGCACGGCTTATCTGCGATGTCTCACTTGCGGACGGTCAGCCGTTCCCGGGTGATCCGCGCGGCAATCTGAAGCGGGTGCTCCGTGAGATGGAAGATATGGGCTTCACTGATTTCAACTTAGGACCTGAACCGGAATTCTTCCTATTCAAACTCGACAGCAATGGCGAGCCGACAATGGAACTGAATGACCACGGCGACTACTTCGATTTCGCACCGCTCGACCTCGGTGAAAACTGCCGGCGGGATATCGTCCTGGAACTGGAAGCGCTCGGTTTCGAAGTGGAAGCATCGCATCACGAAGCGGCCCCCGGCCAGCATGAAGTCGATTTCAAATATGCGGATGCATTAACCGCATGCGACCATATCCAGACATTCAAGCTCGTCGTTAAGACGATTGCCCGCAAACACGGTCTCCATGCGACATTCATGCCGAAACCGCTATTTGGCGTGAATGGGTCGGGCATGCACTGCAACATCTCCCTCTTCAAAGACGGTGAAAACATGTTCTTCGACGAAAACGGCGACCGCAAGCTGAGCACGACAGCCTATCAATTTATGGCCGGTATCCTCGATCACGTGAAAGGGTTCACCGCCGTCACCAATCCGACGGTCAACTCGTATAAGCGGCTCGTCCCCGGCTATGAAGCACCCTGCTATATCGCCTGGTCTGCACAGAACAGGAGCCCGCTGATCCGTATTCCGGCATCGCGGGGCTTGAGCACCCGCATCGAAGTGCGATCGGTCGATTCAGTCGCAAACCCGTATCTGGCATTGGCTGCCATCCTGAAAGCCGGCCTTGACGGTATCCGCCGGCAGCTCGATCCCGGTGCTCCGTGCGACCGTAATATTTACGAGATGAATGCCGGAGAGCTGAAGCAGGCCGGTATCGTGACGCTGCCGACAGACCTCGACCACGCCCTGCTCGCACTCGAAGCGGATCCTGTCATGCAGGAAGCGCTCGGCAGCCATATCTATGCGAACTACAAAGCAGCCAAGCAGGCGGAATGGGACAGCTACCGGATCACCGTGCATCCATGGGAACTCGACCGCTACATGAAGATCTATTGA